A genomic window from Streptomyces sp. HUAS YS2 includes:
- a CDS encoding low specificity L-threonine aldolase produces MADPQAVTGGASPKTDARRHHDPSVRGFASDNYAGAHPEVLAALALANGGHQVAYGEDQYTDHLQRIMHSHFGPTAEAFPVFNGTGANVTALQALTDRWGAVICAETAHINVDEGGAPERMGGLKLLTVPTPAGKLTPELIDRQAWGWEDEHRAMPQVVSITQNTELGTVYTVEEIRAIVEHAHSKGMKVHLDGARIANAAASLNVPMRAFTNAVGVDVISYGGTKNGMLFGEAIVVLNPDAVSHMKHLRKMSMQLASKMRFVSVQLEALLAKDLWLRNARHSNAMAQRLAAGVREVDGVEILYPVQANAVFARLPQEVTRRLQERFRFYFWDEAAGDVRWMCSFDTREDDVDAFLQALKEEMARG; encoded by the coding sequence GTGGCTGACCCCCAAGCCGTGACCGGCGGCGCCTCCCCGAAGACCGACGCGCGTCGTCACCACGACCCGTCGGTCCGGGGCTTCGCCAGCGACAACTACGCCGGCGCGCACCCCGAGGTCCTCGCGGCCCTCGCCCTCGCCAACGGCGGCCACCAGGTCGCCTACGGCGAGGACCAGTACACCGATCACCTCCAGCGGATCATGCACAGCCACTTCGGCCCGACCGCCGAGGCCTTCCCGGTCTTCAACGGCACGGGTGCGAACGTCACCGCCCTGCAGGCGCTGACGGACCGCTGGGGCGCGGTGATCTGCGCCGAGACCGCGCACATCAACGTGGACGAGGGTGGTGCCCCGGAGCGGATGGGCGGCCTCAAGCTGCTCACCGTGCCCACCCCGGCCGGCAAGCTCACCCCCGAGCTGATCGACCGGCAGGCCTGGGGCTGGGAGGACGAGCACCGGGCGATGCCGCAGGTCGTCTCGATCACCCAGAACACCGAACTGGGCACCGTCTACACGGTGGAGGAGATCCGCGCGATCGTCGAGCACGCCCACTCCAAGGGCATGAAGGTGCACCTCGACGGAGCCCGGATAGCCAACGCGGCCGCGTCGCTGAACGTGCCCATGCGGGCGTTCACCAACGCGGTCGGCGTCGACGTCATCTCGTACGGCGGCACCAAGAACGGCATGCTGTTCGGCGAGGCGATCGTGGTCCTCAACCCGGACGCGGTCAGCCACATGAAGCACCTGCGCAAGATGTCCATGCAGCTCGCGTCCAAGATGCGGTTCGTGTCGGTGCAGCTGGAGGCGCTGCTCGCCAAGGACCTGTGGCTGCGCAACGCCCGGCACTCCAACGCCATGGCGCAGCGGCTCGCGGCCGGTGTGCGCGAGGTCGACGGGGTGGAGATCCTCTACCCGGTGCAGGCCAACGCGGTCTTCGCGCGGTTGCCGCAGGAGGTCACCCGGCGGCTCCAGGAGCGCTTCCGCTTCTACTTCTGGGACGAGGCGGCCGGCGACGTCCGCTGGATGTGCTCGTTCGACACCCGCG